Within Spinacia oleracea cultivar Varoflay chromosome 4, BTI_SOV_V1, whole genome shotgun sequence, the genomic segment TGCCTTATGTGGTTGGTTTAAAAATTACAGGTGGAACTATAAAGCACCAGTTTTAGCAACTGTAGAATTCATGCTAGTTACAGATCATAGATTACAGAATAGATGTGTTTTGTCAGAAACATCTAAAAAAGCAATTGTGGCATCCGTAGTACAAGACGAGGGACCCAATGAACCTGAGGGAACAAAAAAGACTAGGACAAGGCGAACCACCACACGAGGTAGAAAGAAGGCAACTACTGAACTGCAGGATGGTGATTCTGAACTAACACTCAGTGCTTCTGCTTCAGAACAGGAGATCTCTGATCCGGAGGCATCGATTAGTGGTTCTGAGAAACCTAAGAGAAGAACTAGAAAGAAAGGTATACGACTGTGTTATCTACGTTAATCCTGTCGATCGTAtgctatttttcattttcacgAGATAGAGTATCAAATTATGATGATTGATATTAAAAGTAGTGGTTATACCGATTGAGAACAAGATGAGAGAGAATCGACTAAGGTGGTTTGGCCATGTAAGATGGACACAAATGATGCGCTGGTTAGAAGGCTTGAAGAGTGACAAACTAATGGAATTTTGAGGAGTAGGGGAAGACCAAAGCAAACCTAAAAGAGGGTGATTGACAATGATATGAATTTATTAGGGactgaggaaaatatggcgttatATTGGGCGGAGTGAAGGGATATAATTTATGTTGACGACTCAGCATGACTTATTTCTATTCTCCTTTGCAACCTTCTCCCCCTTTCCTTATCTTCAAATTGTGTGTTAATATTTTTGTGTTCTTCTTTAAACTGACTTTGTTTTCTTGTATCCTATTTTTCGTGTCTCATATCCCTCACCTTCACTTTCTCAATTTTGTGTGTTAACTCTCTTTAACATAACCTTTGACTTTTCTTATTTCACGTTCCGCGGATGGTTCCTAATGACGGTTCAGTGCTTCATACTGaaatgaaattattttcagctGTGTCTGCAATCAGCACAGAGAAAGTGAAGACAGAAAAAAAGCCGAGGGGgaggaagagaaaggaagagacCAGTAAGGTTGATGATGACATAAGTGAGACGGAATTCATTAATTTGGAAGAGGTAGTCTACCTAGCAGATGAAGAAAATGAGGATGACAACATAGATTTAAATTTGGAAAAGTGTAATGGTGAGGATATTGACTTCACATATGGTTGGCCCCCTCTTGTTTGTTGCTTTGGAGCTGCGCAGCATGCATTTGTGCCATCAGGAAGGCCTGCCAATCGGCTTATAGATCATCAAATTCATGAAGCACTTAAAGAGGCATTGTGGGCACCAGATAAGTTTATTAGGGCTCCTGGAGGTTCAGCAGGGGGTGTTGCAATAGCACTAGCATCCTTGGGCGGCCGAGTTGCTTTCATGGGTAAACTTGGGAATGATGATTATGGACAGACAATGTTGTACTACTTAAATGTTAAAAGTGTTCAAACACGGTCGGTTTGTGTTGATGATAAAAGGTGGACAGCAATGTCACAAATGAAGATTGCTAAGAGGGGTGCTTTACGAGCGACAACTGTCAAACCTTGTGCAGAGGATTCTTTGTCAAAATCAGAGATAAATATTGATGTGTTGAAGGAGGTAATGCTTCTTTTAGACTGTTTGCACATCATCCATTCATTAAACCCCTATTTTTAAGATCTTTTGAACTTTCTGTAAAAATAGTCTTCCGGTTCAGTTCTCCTCACAGCCTTCCAGTAGCTTTACAGAGGTAGTCAAATTTCTCTGTCTATGTAGATGCAAGTGCAAGGATCAAACTTTGATTGTAGAAATACTTGTTGACAGGAAGCTTCTTAAGGAACTAATATAGATTATAGAAAGGCTTTATGTATGAGGCTTCACAAAGTCACAAACTATGTGGCTTTGACATGATATATAAATAAATTGATTTCCACAATTCTAAATTGCAAGTCATCATAATGTTAGTTCTCAGCATTGTACATTATGCACCATTAATTCTTCTGAAAGCTCAACTTGCACATTTTTCGTCTTTCACTTTCTCATTGTAAGGATGGTTTTAAGTTTAATGATTCATGGCAAGACTTTACCTAATTTGGTAGAAGGCTAGCAGCACAGGGAATTTGTCAGAGCTAGTTTTTGGCATGTAACTTTGCAAAATAAGGCTTTGAAACGAGGCGAAGGCAAGCAGAAACATAGAATAATACTTCACTATTTAAAATAGCAATTCTTTTGCCCGAGTTGAATTGTGTTAGGCTACTTCGGAgacgaaataaaagaaaatgaatGTAGATTTGTATGTAATGACAAAAGAAATGAGATGTGTTGTGAGGAAGTACAAAAGAAACATATCAACAATGTTTAACTTGTGAATTTATTGTTATAGCTTAAAAAGGAACCGATGAAGAATAATTAGAAAAACAGAATCTAGGCAAGCCATTACCTGAATCACCTTTCTATTGTGCCACCCTCCTCATCCTCAAAACCAAAGGAAGACCCTGAAAAAAAGTGTTTCGATTTACTTAACCTTTATTGTTAACTAGAATGCACTAGAAAAACCTAACTAAAATTTTCGTAGTAGATTAACATAATTGTAGTTTGATTGTAAAAGGATGGAAGGAAAACTGTTACTGTCCAGAGGGTTATCTTATAGCTGCCATTTAAACACAATAAGTCAATAACAATAATGTTTAATGAATTTAACTTGGGGTGCATATATTCTCTAGTACCAAACGTATGGCCGTTTTTCACGCCAAGTTTCTGCCTCCCGGGGGTTGTTTGTGTAtgatcttttttattttatttttgttcagGCTTGATTGTTGTCCGAGTATGCTATTCCGACTTTCCGTGTACTAAATAGGTTGTACAGTTGAGATTAATTCTATTTTTTGTTTCTAATGCAGGCAAAGATGTTTTACTTGAATACATCTTCTTTGGTTGATGCTAACATGAGGAAAACAACTATGAGGGCACTCAAGATATCAAAGAAATTAGGGAGTGTCATATTTTATGATCTGAATCTCCCATTGCCACTTTGGAAATCTGGTGAAGAAACAAAATCTTTGATTCAGCAGGTATGGAGCCTTGCAGATGTCATTGAAGTAACGAAGCAAGAACTTGAATTTCTTTGTGGTATGAATCCTCCAGAGGAGTTTGACACCAAAAAGAATCAGAGATTTAAGTTTGAGCATTATGAAGCAGATATTATAGCTCCTCTATGGCATGAAAATCTAAAAGTTTTGTTTGTGACAAATGGGACTTCAAAGATACACTATTACACCAAGGAGCACAATGGTGCTGTACTAGGAGTAGAAGATGCTCCAATGTCTCCTTTCACACAGGATATGTCAGCATCTGGAGATGGCTTAGTGGCTGGTAAATCCACTCAAACTTTATCTTTGGTTCAGGATTATACTTGTATTTTTAGTATGAAACTCTTGTGTGCAAAGAAAACATTGATCTACCTGGTTATATATTAGCACTGTCCTTAAATATGGGTATTCGTCTACAAACAAGAAATGGCTGTTCCTTTGAATCTATAGGTTTTGGCATTTAATTGTATTTTCTGATTCTAGTTGGCGTTTGAATTTTGACATGAGTTTTACCATGTGTTTTCAGCTCTGATGAGGATGTTGGCAGTTCAACCACATCTTATTACAGACAAAGAATATTTAGAGCGCAGTGTGAAATATGCTATTAATTGCGGAGTCATTGAACAGTGGATTGTAACTCGGCAACAAGGCTACCCTCCTAAGGTAGGcattgaagaagatgaagaagaaacCATTCCTGACCCGAGTGGCATCAGGTCTACTACTGAGAGAGAGTTCCGCACTAGAATGCCTGTTCTCTGTTGATCGATCATCTTATGTAGAGATTTCTTTTGTTAGCTTAGAAAATATAAATGATGGAACCTTCTTTTAAGGTTAGATTTAGAATCATAGTATGTGTATTGTTTCAACACTTATCATAGTATAAGTCTAAATTTTGGTCTAGGCCATTTGGATTAGCTCTTGTTATCATAGTACTTGGATTTGTATTGTTTGACTGCTACTTTTTTTTGGTTAACGGGACTGCTACTTATGTTATGTATAACCGGACTTTTACCATTTTCTTCCTACTTTGTGGAGGAAGTTAATCTGTACCTACCAAAAACGAATAAGTAGCTTAGACTGAAATGTACTTCAAAAACGCCGTGCTGTTTCTAGAAAGCGTCTGTCTTCACTCCACAACGTACAACAGAATTGGTTTGATGCAGAGCTGTCAAAAGCTGACCCAACTCGAAAAACCGACCTGTACTTTTAAGGACCCGGACCCAACCTGAGACCCGAAATGTTGTTAAAATATGAAACTCGGAACCCGACCGTATCCAACCCGTTAAAATCGACGACCGATTTCGACCCGTTAATGCATGACCCAGACCCAAACCTGGCACCCGACCGgaaaatgacccgaacccgattcaacaccccgacccgatgtcaacccgaaatCGATTATAACCCGATGAAGCATGTTATTGACCCAACTCGTGAAAACGAGTTTCCTGATTTTACGCGACCTGTTGACAACCCGATTTGTCATTAacctaactaaataataacttaaatcaagttaatattatcttttatatttacctaatctagaacaagtgaaaagcgttaaaccaaatttaaacaaatttataaaagttaattataagGTTAAAACTTGACTAGACCTGATAGTTATCAGATTCGGTCTTAACTCGTGTCCGATAGTGAACCCCACCTGATTTTTAACCGACCCAATAATTATCTGATCCGAACTTGACTGCTACAAGTCTGACTCAAACCCGACTcgttaagacccgaacccgaaattgtacccgactagaaaaagacccgaccaaacccgacccgaacccaacCTATACCGAAATGAAAAAATAACCCGACATAACCCGACAAATAATCAACCtgaccgaacccgacctgaacctgACCTTAACCGGGTGTAATCTATGCTTATCCAACTTTCACTAGCTTTTAGCCAACTTTCACTAATTATACCAATAAAGTTGTTGTAATCTATGCTTATCCACTTGTGATTTAAAGCCTAATTAGTAGGAGTAGGTCATTACTTAATACAAAATACGTTATATCATCCAAGGAAACAACTGTAACCGTTGTCATTAATCATAGTAGTTCAACTTTTCTTTTCATAGGTTGGTCCACTATCTCACTAATAATTTAAAGTAATTTGGGCCTAATCCTTAACAAGATTTGACGTGACGATATCTTGACGTTTGCATGAGTAATAAGTAGTGTTATCTAGGttaaaatttttaaagtttggccTCAAAAAGTAAAGTATAACTATAATTTCAAAACCGTTGGCCGAGTAGAGCATCTCGTACTAAGTTAACTAATGATTAATTCTCCTAGAATTTTTTTGAGATGTCAACTAATTAGAATAAGAATAtaagttaaattattaaaatatttgaaactaaaatataatacgaagtactccctctgtctcttcttgttctttacatttggtACTATGCACACGATTTAACGGTtgattaatgtgcattgagattcctctattttttaatttaaacaaggcaaattacatttatttataatgttttcacttttatcaaaactCTGACattgagaaaatgagaaatatttaatgtccCGGTGGAAaaatgtgagagattaaatgcaccaatgaatttaattggttaaaataatctttAGACATAAATTTTTCGTCGTGGATACTATGGAGGTAATACTTTTGATAAAATATTAAGGTATTagtgtgataatataaaaagaaatgtcaAGACTAAAATGAAACACCCGAAATAAAAAtacgtaaagaaaaaaaaaaggaacggAGGGAAGGAGTAATAATTATGCATAATATCCCTAATAATTTCTGGCAGCCGGATGACatttgaaattaaaatataCAAATAAGAACAATAGTCTTAATTATCATTGAAAAATAGACATCAGCAATGCAATCATGGAATCAATTAAGTTGAAATCTAACATCAGCATTCCATTATTCAACTGTAAGAAAAGCTTTTATAatttaaactctatttttataaGGGAATCTTAAGGTCATTACAATAAATGATCTTTTGGAGTCCTTCTATAGAATAGTTTAAAATATCCtcttttactatttattaaacacttgaattaaaaaaaatacaatcaatTACAAACAATACAATCAACTAAAATAGTTTAACTCAAATTTAAGAATAATAAATTTGACATAAATTTAATTGGAAAGTGtagcaaatcaagaaaaaattaATTCTAACTCAAACTAATATTACCTCAAAGGCTCAAATTTGGTTGCACATAAGGTAATTGCTGCAAACTAGTTAAGCACAAATTAAAGCATAATTGCAAATTAGAATCTAAAAAATAATACTCAATCTTGCTTCCAATTAAATCAACCATAATTGCCTATTAAAAAACAAATTAGACAAATTTCAATTTATGACTAAGCTACATTTGGGGTAACATTAATTATGCTCTGTTCTgtttgacttattttgacttatttcagacaaaataagtacagataagttcagataatataattaAGTTTCACAAAAAGaagttttttcagacattttcacacacaaataagtttatttcagacaaaataagtttatttcagacaaaataagtttatttctaataaaataagtttatttctgataaaataagttcagataagttttgttaagttcagttaagtttagtaagttcagataagtttagataatataagttcagtcaaaataagtccaaagGAACGGAGGCTTAATCATATCcataatccatgttaatcgccTCTCAAGATACTAGCCAATAATTAACATTTTGTCTACTATATAAACCTTACTAAATTCTTCCTCATCTTAATCACTTAAAGTGTTTATTTGATCTCTAATGTATATCCATGTTATACATTTACTTTTGAGTATTgggtattattaattaatattgattgtAATTGAATGGCTACTAATTATACAAATATAATATTCCTTATTAGTTTTCTTACAATTATACATCATACATTTAGTGGATCTCTATCTATCGTTTcattttttaagttttcaacCTAAAGAATTAAAGAGTTCAAGAGTACAATAGGTCATTTattaggcaaatttgccaaatacaacctaataaagttctctatttgccaattacaacctcaaatttctaattttgaaaattacaaccttaaacttgtacatctattttaaattacaacccgaaaccATTTTCCGGTAAAAATCACCGGAAAATGATGTCAtaacgttattaaaaaaaaaattgaagtacaaaaaaaaattatttttggattatttttgttttaattcttatttatcgatttaattttttatagaaATAtgtaactaattttttttaataacattatgacatcatcttccggtgatttttgccggaaaataatttcgggttgtaatttaaaatggatgtataagtttaaggttgtaattaacaaaaatagaaatttgaggttgtaattggcaaatataaaactttattaggttgtatttggcaaattttcccatttattataataatttcAAGAGTTCACTCATAAAATAGAGATTATTTATTCCATTATAATTATtcaatttctttattttattactaattttttttgtagaATCTAAAAAGACGAATATGATTTTTCATGTCATTTGCTACTACGATCGGTATAACCTGTTTAACATTATGATCCACATTTCTGctacaattttttattttttttaatcatatgtTATTGGTAAATAACTAATGCGATAAAGATAGTATCATTATCATCAATCATAAAGCATGAATTTGTTCAAACAAATTTTAAAATCATGTACTTCCTAAAACTAAATTATTTATAACTTATTGTTGTAAGTACACCGTTAGAAAAAGTTATTGACAATCTAGCATATATCTTTGTTGTCTTTGATATTAACTATCTAGCATCTATAAAATAAGAACAATCTATGTGACTAAAGAAATTAGAGTTTTCAATtcatagattttttttaatttactatTTAAACCTTAATCATGATGAATAATATACCAGTATATATATCACTATACTTCAGATAGTTGTTAAAACTTCTATTTGAAGATAAAAATCACATGTTGCATGGGATAGATCTTTAAATCATCTtcttaacggatttttcatgaaatgcccccaaGGTTTGACTTTATTCATCAAATGCCCTCGTAGTTCCAGGTATTCACCatatacccctgaggtttcattTTCTTGCATGACTTAGCCCTACCGTTAAGTGACCGTTAAAAACTTTATTTCACCATATACCCCTGTATTTTTCATAAACTTTATTTCACCATATGCACCTCTGGTTTCTGATACTTTCACCATATGCTCACGTGGTATACAATATTTCATAATCAATAACAAAGGTAGTATTAAACTATTGGTCACTCAAGCTATAAGCATTTGTCTTTCTAAAATTTTCATACTCCTAGAACACACGTAATAGGGAAACTTCTAAACAAATTGATTTAGCATTCCACCTTTAAAGATTCTAATTAGTACTTCGTAGTAGATAGTCATATAACCATACTTACAATTTTATACGAAGTAGGTATTTTGGGTCTTAGTCACATAACTTGGGTTCTAATTTTTGTGGCTCTTTTAAAAAGCATTTACGAGATAAAGTTTACATTGATGTATGCTAATTCAATTATTGGCTTTAGAAGCATCATCATTCATCATCAA encodes:
- the LOC110797280 gene encoding fructokinase-like 2, chloroplastic isoform X2, with amino-acid sequence MASLSFTQFRSIPRWNYKAPVLATVEFMLVTDHRLQNRCVLSETSKKAIVASVVQDEGPNEPEGTKKTRTRRTTTRGRKKATTELQDGDSELTLSASASEQEISDPEASISGSEKPKRRTRKKAVSAISTEKVKTEKKPRGRKRKEETSKVDDDISETEFINLEEVVYLADEENEDDNIDLNLEKCNGEDIDFTYGWPPLVCCFGAAQHAFVPSGRPANRLIDHQIHEALKEALWAPDKFIRAPGGSAGGVAIALASLGGRVAFMGKLGNDDYGQTMLYYLNVKSVQTRSVCVDDKRWTAMSQMKIAKRGALRATTVKPCAEDSLSKSEINIDVLKEAKMFYLNTSSLVDANMRKTTMRALKISKKLGSVIFYDLNLPLPLWKSGEETKSLIQQVWSLADVIEVTKQELEFLCGMNPPEEFDTKKNQRFKFEHYEADIIAPLWHENLKVLFVTNGTSKIHYYTKEHNGAVLGVEDAPMSPFTQDMSASGDGLVAALMRMLAVQPHLITDKEYLERSVKYAINCGVIEQWIVTRQQGYPPKVGIEEDEEETIPDPSGIRSTTEREFRTRMPVLC
- the LOC110797280 gene encoding fructokinase-like 2, chloroplastic isoform X1, which produces MASLSFTQFRSIPRWNYKAPVLATVEFMLVTDHRLQNRCVLSETSKKAIVASVVQDEGPNEPEGTKKTRTRRTTTRGRKKATTELQDGDSELTLSASASEQEISDPEASISGSEKPKRRTRKKVLHTEMKLFSAVSAISTEKVKTEKKPRGRKRKEETSKVDDDISETEFINLEEVVYLADEENEDDNIDLNLEKCNGEDIDFTYGWPPLVCCFGAAQHAFVPSGRPANRLIDHQIHEALKEALWAPDKFIRAPGGSAGGVAIALASLGGRVAFMGKLGNDDYGQTMLYYLNVKSVQTRSVCVDDKRWTAMSQMKIAKRGALRATTVKPCAEDSLSKSEINIDVLKEAKMFYLNTSSLVDANMRKTTMRALKISKKLGSVIFYDLNLPLPLWKSGEETKSLIQQVWSLADVIEVTKQELEFLCGMNPPEEFDTKKNQRFKFEHYEADIIAPLWHENLKVLFVTNGTSKIHYYTKEHNGAVLGVEDAPMSPFTQDMSASGDGLVAALMRMLAVQPHLITDKEYLERSVKYAINCGVIEQWIVTRQQGYPPKVGIEEDEEETIPDPSGIRSTTEREFRTRMPVLC